Proteins encoded in a region of the Geoalkalibacter sp. genome:
- the sucC gene encoding ADP-forming succinate--CoA ligase subunit beta produces MNIHEYQAKEILRRYGVPVPDGHVVYNSNSARDWAKRLGEGPWVVKAQIHAGGRGKGGGVKLARTPDEVKKLAVEMIGMTLVTHQTGPEGKHVKRVLVEKGCNIDKEYYLSFLVDRGTSRVTLMASAAGGMDIEKVAAETPEQIFFESVDPLIGLAPFQARKVAFKLGLGMAQVKQAVPLLMNLYKVFIEEDCSLLEINPLVLTKEGNLLCIDAKLNFDDNALFRHRVIRDMRDYDEEDHNEIEASQYDLSYIALDGNIGCLVNGAGLAMATMDIIKHYGGEPANFLDVGGGATIERVTEAFKIILSDAKVKGILVNIFGGIMKCDVIATGVIEAAKQVGVKVPLVVRLEGTNVAKGKQLLAESGLNILSADGMADAAEKIVKAVRAAA; encoded by the coding sequence ATGAACATTCATGAGTACCAGGCCAAGGAGATTCTGCGCAGGTACGGGGTGCCCGTGCCCGACGGGCACGTGGTCTACAACAGCAATTCGGCCCGCGATTGGGCCAAACGCCTGGGTGAAGGCCCCTGGGTGGTCAAGGCGCAGATCCACGCCGGCGGCCGCGGCAAGGGCGGCGGCGTCAAGCTGGCGCGCACGCCCGATGAGGTGAAGAAACTGGCGGTGGAGATGATCGGCATGACCCTGGTCACCCACCAGACCGGCCCCGAGGGCAAGCATGTCAAGCGTGTGCTGGTGGAGAAGGGCTGCAACATCGACAAGGAATATTACCTGTCTTTTCTCGTCGATCGCGGCACCTCGCGGGTGACGCTCATGGCCTCTGCGGCGGGCGGCATGGACATCGAGAAGGTCGCGGCGGAAACCCCGGAGCAGATTTTTTTCGAATCCGTCGATCCCCTCATCGGCCTGGCGCCGTTCCAGGCGCGCAAGGTGGCCTTCAAGCTGGGGCTGGGCATGGCCCAGGTCAAGCAGGCGGTGCCCCTGCTCATGAACCTCTACAAGGTGTTCATCGAGGAGGACTGCTCGCTGCTCGAAATCAATCCCCTGGTGCTGACCAAGGAGGGCAACCTGCTGTGCATCGACGCCAAGCTCAACTTCGATGACAACGCCCTGTTCCGCCATCGCGTCATCCGCGACATGCGCGACTACGACGAGGAGGACCACAACGAGATCGAGGCCTCCCAGTACGATCTGTCCTACATCGCCCTCGACGGCAACATCGGCTGCCTGGTCAACGGCGCGGGCTTGGCCATGGCGACCATGGACATCATCAAGCACTACGGCGGCGAGCCGGCCAACTTTCTCGACGTGGGCGGCGGCGCGACCATCGAGCGCGTCACCGAGGCCTTCAAGATCATTCTCTCCGATGCCAAGGTCAAGGGCATCCTGGTCAACATCTTTGGTGGCATCATGAAGTGCGACGTCATCGCCACGGGCGTCATCGAGGCGGCCAAGCAGGTGGGGGTCAAGGTGCCGCTGGTGGTGCGTCTCGAAGGCACCAACGTGGCCAAGGGCAAGCAGTTGCTGGCCGAGTCGGGCCTGAATATCCTGAGCGCCGACGGCATGGCCGATGCCGCTGAAAAGATCGTCAAAGCCGTGCGGGCCGCGGCCTGA
- a CDS encoding winged helix-turn-helix domain-containing protein, with product MPTSRAQRPPKASGSDWTFLNNHTHVLLCLARDPGARLRDVAQLVGITERAVQKIVRDLETCAVLRRFRDGRRNQYEIDLDQPLRHALESKHTVGELLGLFLAGDQEEQEAREPAAARDKTKDGPTKAAADSGP from the coding sequence ATGCCCACAAGCCGCGCCCAGCGCCCCCCCAAAGCCTCCGGCAGCGACTGGACCTTTCTCAACAACCACACCCACGTGCTGTTGTGCCTGGCCCGCGATCCCGGCGCGCGCCTGCGCGACGTCGCGCAACTGGTCGGCATCACCGAGCGGGCGGTGCAGAAGATCGTGCGCGATCTCGAAACCTGCGCCGTGCTGCGGCGCTTTCGCGACGGCCGGCGCAACCAGTACGAGATCGACCTCGACCAGCCCCTGCGCCACGCCCTGGAAAGCAAGCATACGGTCGGGGAGTTGCTGGGGTTGTTTCTCGCGGGGGATCAGGAGGAACAGGAGGCGCGCGAGCCGGCCGCCGCACGCGATAAAACCAAGGACGGCCCTACAAAAGCAGCAGCAGACTCAGGGCCATGA
- the zupT gene encoding zinc transporter ZupT: METPTILLAFGLTLFAGLATGVGSALAFFTRTTNTRFLSVALGFSAGVMIYVSFVEIFFKAQEELVAGLGLNAGAWATVLAFFGGIAFIGIIDRVVPNYENPHELHSVEEIGQKLESLPSDEAHDFSKLGRMGVFTALAIAIHNFPEGLATFMATLNDPNLGFAIAIAVAIHNIPEGIAISVPLYYATGSRRKAFKYSFLSGLAEPLGALAGFFLLVPFFSPVMVGVIFAGVAGIMVYISLDQLLPAAQEFGEHHHSIAGLISGMAVMALSLLLLL; encoded by the coding sequence GTGGAAACCCCGACCATTTTATTGGCGTTCGGTTTGACGCTCTTCGCCGGATTGGCGACCGGTGTCGGCAGTGCCCTGGCGTTTTTCACCCGCACCACCAATACGCGCTTTCTGTCCGTCGCCCTGGGGTTTTCCGCCGGGGTGATGATCTATGTGTCCTTCGTCGAGATTTTTTTCAAGGCGCAGGAGGAACTGGTGGCGGGGCTGGGCCTCAACGCCGGGGCCTGGGCGACGGTGCTGGCGTTTTTCGGCGGGATTGCCTTCATCGGCATCATCGACCGCGTGGTGCCCAATTACGAAAACCCCCACGAACTGCACAGCGTCGAGGAGATCGGGCAGAAGCTCGAAAGCCTGCCGAGCGACGAGGCGCATGACTTCAGCAAGCTGGGGCGCATGGGCGTGTTTACCGCCCTGGCCATCGCCATCCACAATTTTCCCGAGGGGCTGGCCACCTTCATGGCGACCCTCAATGATCCCAACCTCGGCTTCGCCATCGCCATCGCCGTGGCCATCCACAACATACCCGAAGGCATCGCCATCTCCGTGCCCCTGTATTACGCCACGGGCAGCCGGCGCAAGGCCTTCAAGTATTCCTTTCTCTCCGGCCTGGCCGAACCCCTGGGCGCGCTGGCGGGATTTTTCCTGCTGGTGCCGTTTTTTTCGCCGGTGATGGTCGGCGTCATCTTCGCCGGGGTGGCGGGCATCATGGTCTATATTTCCCTCGATCAACTGCTGCCCGCCGCCCAGGAATTCGGCGAGCACCATCATTCCATCGCCGGGCTCATCTCCGGCATGGCGGTCATGGCCCTGAGTCTGCTGCTGCTTTTGTAG
- the folK gene encoding 2-amino-4-hydroxy-6-hydroxymethyldihydropteridine diphosphokinase — MESIFLALGSNLGEREETLRQARTLLQRAEGLNILAWSAIYDTEPVGGPEGQNPYLNAVLVGTTELSPTELLRLCQDIERSCGREPGEHWGPRALDIDILCYGDLALDTPELILPHPRLHERRFVLVPLCDLAPDLVHPLLKKSMRRLLADLDAVPRVASYLENW; from the coding sequence ATGGAAAGTATTTTTCTGGCCCTGGGCTCCAACCTCGGCGAGCGCGAAGAGACGCTGCGCCAGGCCCGGACCTTGCTGCAACGCGCCGAAGGCCTCAATATCCTGGCCTGGTCGGCCATCTATGACACCGAACCGGTGGGCGGGCCCGAAGGTCAGAACCCCTATCTCAACGCGGTGCTCGTCGGCACCACCGAGCTTTCTCCCACGGAGCTGCTGCGCCTCTGTCAGGACATCGAACGCAGCTGCGGCCGCGAACCCGGCGAGCACTGGGGGCCGCGCGCTCTGGATATCGACATCCTCTGCTACGGCGATCTGGCGCTGGATACCCCGGAGCTGATTCTTCCCCACCCACGGCTCCACGAGCGCCGCTTCGTGCTGGTGCCGCTGTGCGATCTGGCCCCCGATCTGGTGCATCCCCTGCTCAAGAAGAGCATGCGGCGTTTGCTGGCCGATCTCGATGCGGTCCCGCGGGTGGCGTCCTACCTGGAAAACTGGTGA
- a CDS encoding DUF58 domain-containing protein: MLGLAAVNTGNNLLYLMVAALLALLIVSGLLGHANLRRLALRLSLPEEIYAGVPTTAALRLTNGRRRLPLVLMSVRRDGQRAHFTLIAPGATDEQPLPLSFARRGRLHLDDLTLSSPFPVGFFERSARLPVAREIIVLPRPLPCPLPASCGAGRPAGETSIERRGLEGDLLALNDYRGGEPLKLIHWKQSARQDALKVKQLAANRARPLWIRLDECPGANLEERLAQATYLLHLFWRSGRPVGLQLGERRLAPARGRGHRLRLLRELALFDAP, from the coding sequence GTGCTGGGCCTGGCCGCGGTCAACACCGGCAACAATCTGCTCTACCTGATGGTGGCGGCCCTGCTCGCCCTGCTGATTGTTTCCGGGCTCCTCGGCCACGCCAACCTGCGCCGCCTCGCCCTGCGCCTCAGCCTGCCCGAGGAGATCTATGCCGGCGTGCCGACGACGGCCGCCCTGCGCCTGACCAATGGGCGGCGGCGCCTGCCTCTTGTGCTCATGAGCGTGCGCCGAGACGGGCAGCGGGCGCACTTTACCCTCATCGCCCCCGGCGCCACGGACGAGCAGCCCCTGCCCTTGAGCTTTGCCCGGCGCGGCCGCCTGCACCTCGACGACCTCACCCTGAGCTCGCCCTTTCCCGTGGGTTTTTTCGAGCGCAGCGCCCGGCTGCCTGTGGCGCGGGAAATCATCGTGCTGCCCCGCCCCCTGCCCTGCCCCCTGCCCGCATCGTGTGGCGCCGGGCGCCCGGCGGGCGAGACCAGCATCGAGCGACGCGGCCTGGAAGGCGATTTGCTGGCACTGAACGACTATCGCGGCGGAGAACCCCTCAAGCTGATTCACTGGAAACAGAGCGCCCGCCAGGACGCCCTCAAGGTCAAGCAACTGGCCGCGAATCGGGCGCGGCCCCTGTGGATCCGCCTCGATGAGTGTCCCGGCGCGAATCTGGAGGAAAGGCTCGCGCAGGCGACCTACCTCCTTCACCTTTTTTGGCGCAGCGGCCGGCCCGTCGGCCTGCAGCTCGGCGAACGCCGCCTGGCCCCGGCCCGCGGTCGCGGCCACCGCCTGCGCCTGCTGCGCGAATTGGCTCTCTTCGATGCGCCTTGA
- a CDS encoding transglutaminase family protein, producing the protein MRLESLVHWLGAAIALCGYLALAPHLGGPALLLFPLLLGLALAAGKFSRPAPPAWALNLAALAVFLVYVPQLSRTHLQPAADILVLLLGLRLLTTRSPRQRLQIYALAVLALAASTLFDLSPRFALFLVLLFFAVALSLVLLTVLREVPQLRLRRSELRALLGTGLLMPALALPLAALLFFILPRTQVPLWDVLNQQDQAQVGYTERVQPGAAAAIHGGNATALRVETVELAPEDLYWRGTVLNQFDGQSWFRQTPPHVPAEQPVSRTERRLTQRVFPEPGAHQVIFALDAPLLVQGVVTQVSADRVFTGRQRAGQRISYEAISLPGATLQAGATGPNRDFYLQLPPALPEDLRRLAAQIYGEATDAEERLARLRAFFAEGGFRYTTSDLPTGEDSLRRFLVEERSGHCEFFASGFAVLLRLGGIPARLVGGYYGGDYNPLGGYYLVGERRAHAWVEVWREERGWERIDPSVYAINHATALRPGATGGWRHGLRLAGDALEHFWAVSLLNFDLERQTRALREARRVLRDFRFERPGSAVWALLLLVAAGAALPWRKRFARRGADPYLRGFLRLARRRLRLRRIPPELGLFDLAARLDDPAARRFAQLYGEYLYGDQPLDGARKRQLRALLEQMRTNQRNSRR; encoded by the coding sequence ATGCGCCTTGAATCTCTCGTCCATTGGCTCGGCGCCGCCATCGCCCTGTGCGGCTATCTGGCCCTGGCGCCGCACCTGGGCGGCCCGGCGCTGCTGCTTTTTCCATTGCTGCTGGGACTGGCCCTGGCGGCCGGCAAATTTTCGCGCCCGGCGCCGCCCGCCTGGGCGCTCAACCTTGCGGCGCTGGCGGTTTTTCTCGTCTATGTGCCCCAGCTCAGCCGCACCCATCTGCAGCCGGCGGCCGACATTCTGGTGCTGCTCCTCGGCCTGCGCCTGCTCACGACGCGCAGCCCGCGCCAGCGGCTGCAGATCTATGCCCTGGCGGTTCTCGCCCTGGCCGCCTCCACCCTGTTTGATCTTTCGCCGCGCTTTGCCCTGTTTCTGGTGCTGCTGTTTTTCGCCGTGGCCCTGTCCCTGGTTCTGCTGACCGTCCTGCGCGAGGTTCCGCAACTGCGCCTGCGCCGTTCTGAATTGCGCGCCCTGCTCGGCACGGGGCTGCTCATGCCCGCCCTGGCTCTGCCCCTGGCGGCTCTGTTGTTTTTCATCCTGCCGCGCACCCAGGTGCCCCTCTGGGATGTGCTCAATCAGCAGGACCAGGCTCAGGTCGGCTACACCGAGCGGGTGCAGCCGGGAGCCGCAGCTGCGATCCACGGCGGCAATGCCACGGCATTGCGCGTGGAGACCGTGGAACTGGCCCCCGAGGATCTCTACTGGCGCGGCACGGTGCTCAACCAGTTCGACGGCCAGAGCTGGTTTCGCCAGACGCCGCCGCATGTCCCGGCGGAGCAGCCCGTTTCGAGAACGGAACGGCGCCTGACGCAGCGCGTGTTTCCCGAACCCGGCGCCCATCAGGTGATCTTTGCCCTGGACGCACCGCTATTGGTCCAGGGGGTGGTCACTCAGGTGAGCGCCGACCGGGTGTTCACCGGCCGCCAGCGCGCCGGCCAGCGCATCAGCTATGAGGCCATCTCTCTGCCGGGCGCCACTCTACAGGCGGGCGCGACCGGGCCGAATCGCGACTTTTATCTGCAACTGCCGCCCGCTCTTCCCGAGGATCTGCGGCGGCTGGCCGCCCAAATCTACGGCGAGGCGACCGATGCCGAGGAGCGCCTGGCCAGGCTGCGCGCCTTTTTCGCCGAGGGCGGCTTTCGCTACACCACCAGCGATCTGCCGACGGGCGAGGACTCCCTGCGCCGCTTTCTCGTGGAGGAGCGCTCCGGGCATTGCGAGTTCTTCGCCTCGGGATTCGCGGTTCTGTTGCGTCTGGGCGGCATCCCGGCACGGCTGGTGGGCGGCTATTACGGCGGAGACTACAATCCCCTGGGCGGCTATTATCTGGTGGGTGAACGCCGGGCCCATGCCTGGGTGGAGGTATGGCGCGAGGAGCGGGGGTGGGAACGCATCGACCCTTCCGTCTATGCGATCAATCACGCGACGGCCCTGCGGCCCGGCGCGACGGGCGGCTGGCGCCACGGCCTGCGGCTGGCGGGCGATGCCCTGGAGCATTTCTGGGCGGTGAGCCTGCTCAACTTCGATCTGGAGCGCCAGACGCGCGCCCTGCGCGAGGCGCGCCGCGTTCTGCGCGATTTTCGCTTCGAGCGCCCGGGAAGCGCCGTCTGGGCGCTTCTCCTGCTGGTCGCGGCGGGCGCTGCTCTGCCGTGGCGCAAGCGCTTTGCGCGACGCGGCGCCGATCCTTATCTGCGCGGGTTTTTGCGGCTCGCGCGGCGACGCCTCAGGCTGCGCCGCATTCCGCCCGAGCTTGGTCTCTTCGACCTGGCGGCGCGGCTCGACGATCCCGCCGCACGGCGTTTCGCGCAACTCTACGGCGAATACCTCTACGGCGATCAGCCCCTCGACGGCGCCCGCAAACGCCAACTGCGCGCCCTGCTCGAGCAGATGCGGACGAATCAGCGAAATTCCAGACGGTAA
- the fsa gene encoding fructose-6-phosphate aldolase, translating into MKFFIDTADVHEIRKAVELGLVDGVTTNPSLIAKSGRDFRDVINEITAIVDGPISAEVIATDAPGMVREGQELAKINPRNIVIKVPMTEEGLKATRIFASEGIKTNVTLVFSPVQALLAAKAGATYVSPFVGRLDDVGHDGMEGIDDIRSIFDNYGYTTEIIVASVRSPLHVLRAALIGADICTIPYGVIAQLSKHPLTDVGLSKFLADWGKSGI; encoded by the coding sequence GTGAAGTTTTTCATCGATACCGCCGACGTCCATGAGATCCGCAAAGCCGTCGAACTCGGCCTGGTCGACGGCGTCACCACCAATCCCTCGCTCATCGCCAAGAGCGGCCGCGATTTTCGCGACGTCATCAACGAAATCACCGCCATCGTCGACGGGCCGATTTCCGCCGAAGTCATCGCCACCGATGCTCCCGGCATGGTGCGCGAGGGCCAGGAACTGGCGAAAATCAACCCGCGCAACATCGTCATCAAGGTGCCCATGACCGAGGAAGGCCTCAAGGCCACCCGCATCTTCGCCTCCGAGGGCATCAAGACCAACGTCACCCTGGTGTTCAGCCCGGTGCAGGCGCTGCTCGCCGCCAAGGCCGGCGCCACCTACGTCTCGCCCTTCGTCGGGCGTCTCGACGACGTCGGCCACGACGGCATGGAGGGCATCGACGATATTCGCAGTATCTTCGACAATTACGGCTACACCACCGAGATCATCGTCGCCTCGGTGCGCTCGCCCCTGCATGTGCTGCGCGCGGCGCTCATCGGCGCCGACATCTGCACCATCCCCTACGGCGTCATCGCCCAGCTGAGCAAGCACCCCCTCACCGACGTCGGCCTGAGCAAGTTTCTCGCCGACTGGGGCAAAAGCGGCATCTAA
- a CDS encoding AAA family ATPase, producing MALAEREHILEVIDTLANRHLQGKVRAVRLAIIALLSGGHILLEDIPGLGKTTLALALARVLGLSFGRIQCTSDLLPSDITGLSIYRREDQRFEFLPGPIFHNLVLVDEISRAMPKTQSALLEAMEERRVTIEGVTHSLPEPFLVIATQNPVEQIGTFALPESQLDRFSLCTGIGYPPAAVEKAIIRGGSVREQIGQIKPLLSQSQILAARGALREVHLGEKVAEYIHALAEASRTHPAILAGVSTRGAITLADTARAAAYLEGRAFVAPEDVRQVAVAALAHRLILRPEHENRRKEDVLRLLLKELPVPRD from the coding sequence ATGGCACTGGCTGAGCGCGAGCACATCCTGGAGGTCATCGATACCCTCGCCAACCGCCACCTGCAAGGCAAGGTGCGCGCGGTGCGCCTGGCGATCATCGCTCTGCTCTCCGGCGGACATATCCTGCTGGAAGACATCCCCGGCTTGGGAAAAACCACCCTGGCCCTGGCTCTGGCGCGGGTGCTGGGCCTGTCCTTCGGCCGCATCCAGTGCACCAGCGACCTGCTGCCCAGCGACATCACCGGGCTTTCCATCTACCGGCGCGAGGACCAGCGCTTCGAGTTTCTGCCCGGCCCCATCTTCCACAACCTGGTGCTGGTCGATGAGATCAGCCGCGCCATGCCCAAGACTCAGAGCGCGTTGCTCGAAGCCATGGAGGAGCGCCGCGTCACCATCGAGGGCGTGACCCATTCCCTGCCCGAGCCCTTTCTGGTCATCGCCACGCAGAATCCGGTGGAGCAGATCGGCACCTTTGCCCTGCCCGAATCCCAACTCGATCGCTTCAGCCTGTGCACGGGCATCGGTTATCCGCCGGCGGCGGTGGAAAAGGCCATCATCCGCGGCGGCAGCGTGCGCGAGCAGATCGGGCAGATCAAACCGCTGCTCAGCCAGTCCCAGATCCTCGCCGCCCGCGGCGCCCTGCGCGAGGTGCACCTGGGCGAGAAAGTGGCTGAGTATATCCATGCCCTGGCCGAAGCCAGCCGCACCCATCCGGCGATTCTGGCCGGCGTCTCCACCCGCGGGGCCATCACCCTCGCCGACACCGCCCGTGCCGCCGCCTATCTCGAAGGGCGCGCCTTTGTCGCCCCCGAGGATGTCCGGCAGGTGGCCGTGGCGGCCCTCGCCCACCGCCTGATCCTGCGGCCCGAGCACGAAAACCGGCGAAAGGAGGACGTGTTACGTTTGCTGCTCAAGGAACTGCCCGTACCACGGGACTGA
- a CDS encoding P-II family nitrogen regulator, protein MSPVQRKLITIIAESALESYLVRDLKRLGVSGYTVCDVRGEGARGKRKGDWDQNRTICLTSICQSALAHAILDHLAATYFEDYAIVAYLSDVDVHRGNKF, encoded by the coding sequence ATGAGTCCGGTCCAGCGCAAACTCATCACCATCATCGCCGAATCGGCCCTGGAAAGTTATCTGGTGCGCGATCTCAAGCGCCTCGGCGTCAGCGGCTACACCGTCTGCGACGTGCGCGGCGAGGGCGCGCGCGGCAAGCGCAAGGGCGACTGGGATCAGAACCGCACCATCTGCCTCACCAGCATTTGTCAGAGCGCTCTGGCCCATGCTATTTTGGACCACTTGGCCGCGACCTATTTCGAGGACTACGCCATCGTCGCCTACCTGAGCGACGTGGACGTGCACCGCGGCAATAAATTCTGA
- a CDS encoding PP0621 family protein, translating into MTRLLILALLGFLVYTLWSALRRALSGPPPSRAPRASARGARGEDMVQDPLCGTYVPRGDALESQIGGERRYFCSARCRDAFREKQG; encoded by the coding sequence GTGACACGCCTGCTGATTCTGGCCCTGCTGGGGTTTCTCGTCTATACCCTGTGGAGCGCCTTGCGTCGCGCCCTGAGCGGCCCGCCCCCGTCGCGGGCGCCGCGCGCCTCGGCGCGCGGCGCCCGCGGCGAGGACATGGTCCAGGACCCTCTGTGCGGCACCTACGTGCCGCGCGGCGATGCCCTGGAAAGCCAGATCGGCGGCGAGCGCCGGTATTTCTGCTCGGCGCGGTGTCGCGACGCCTTTCGCGAAAAACAGGGATGA
- a CDS encoding sodium-dependent bicarbonate transport family permease, with protein sequence MFDNLLDPVVLCFVVGLVAGLLKSDLRFPDQLYESLSIYLLFAIGLKGGIELSKASPGEVFLPSLATIALGVIIPILAYNLLRRLGGFGRPDAAAIAAHYGSVSAVTYAVVIAYLARIGQSYESFVTVLLVVLEIPAIAIGIFIARLRTTPGGIKWGPLLHEVFLGKSIYLLVAGLLVGLLSGAERSEAVAPLFSGLFKGALALFLLEMGIITSRRMGDLRQAGPFLVIFGMAMPLFSGVLGTLAGLLSGLSLGGTTVLATLAGSASYIAAPAAMRIAVPKANPTLYLAASLGITFPFNILAGIPIYHAMARFAHGFGG encoded by the coding sequence ATGTTCGACAATCTGCTCGATCCCGTCGTTTTGTGTTTCGTGGTGGGCCTGGTCGCCGGTCTGCTCAAATCCGATCTGCGCTTCCCCGACCAACTCTATGAAAGCCTGAGCATCTATCTGCTCTTCGCCATCGGCCTCAAGGGCGGCATCGAGCTGTCCAAGGCCTCGCCCGGCGAGGTGTTCCTGCCCTCCCTGGCGACCATCGCGCTGGGGGTGATCATCCCCATTCTGGCCTACAACCTGCTGCGGCGCCTGGGCGGCTTCGGCCGTCCCGACGCCGCCGCCATCGCCGCCCATTACGGCTCGGTGAGCGCCGTGACCTACGCGGTGGTCATCGCCTATCTGGCGCGCATCGGCCAGAGCTACGAGAGCTTCGTCACGGTGCTGCTGGTGGTGCTGGAGATTCCGGCCATCGCCATCGGCATCTTCATCGCGCGGCTGCGCACCACGCCCGGCGGCATCAAATGGGGGCCGCTGCTGCACGAGGTGTTTCTCGGCAAGAGCATCTACCTGCTGGTCGCGGGGCTGCTGGTCGGCCTGCTCAGCGGCGCCGAGCGCAGCGAAGCCGTCGCTCCGCTGTTCAGCGGCCTGTTCAAGGGCGCGCTGGCCCTCTTTCTGCTGGAAATGGGCATCATCACCTCGCGACGCATGGGCGATCTGCGCCAGGCCGGGCCCTTCCTGGTCATCTTCGGCATGGCCATGCCCCTGTTCAGCGGGGTGCTGGGCACCCTCGCCGGGCTGCTGAGCGGCCTCTCGCTGGGCGGCACCACGGTGCTCGCCACCCTGGCGGGCAGCGCCTCCTACATCGCCGCGCCCGCCGCCATGCGCATCGCCGTGCCCAAGGCCAACCCCACGCTCTATCTGGCGGCATCCCTGGGCATCACCTTTCCCTTCAACATCCTGGCGGGCATTCCCATCTATCATGCGATGGCGCGCTTCGCCCACGGCTTCGGAGGCTGA
- the purE gene encoding 5-(carboxyamino)imidazole ribonucleotide mutase — protein MRKAEVGIIMGSDSDLPVMRQAAEILAQFGVPHEMTIVSAHRTPERLMDYARTAAERGLEVIIAGAGGAAHLPGMVAAVTSLPVIGVPVNVTALNGLDALLSIVQMPRGVPVATVAIDNAQNAGLLAAQILGIKHPEVRQAVSAFKERQKQTVLDKAAALESQQTPT, from the coding sequence ATGAGAAAAGCGGAAGTCGGCATCATCATGGGCAGCGATTCGGATTTGCCGGTCATGCGCCAGGCGGCGGAGATCCTCGCCCAGTTCGGCGTGCCCCATGAAATGACCATCGTTTCGGCCCACCGCACCCCGGAGCGCCTCATGGATTACGCGCGCACCGCCGCGGAGCGCGGCCTGGAGGTGATCATCGCCGGGGCGGGCGGCGCAGCTCATCTGCCCGGCATGGTGGCGGCCGTCACGTCCCTGCCGGTGATCGGCGTGCCGGTCAACGTCACCGCCCTCAACGGCCTCGACGCCCTGCTCTCCATCGTGCAGATGCCGCGCGGCGTGCCGGTGGCGACGGTGGCCATCGACAACGCGCAGAACGCGGGCCTGCTCGCCGCGCAGATCCTCGGCATCAAACACCCCGAGGTGCGCCAGGCGGTGAGCGCCTTCAAGGAGCGCCAGAAGCAGACCGTCCTCGACAAGGCGGCCGCTCTCGAATCGCAGCAGACCCCGACCTGA
- the sucD gene encoding succinate--CoA ligase subunit alpha: MSILVNKNTKVITQGITGATGLFHAQQCRDYGTRMVGGTTPGKGGTQIDGFPVFDTVEEAVQKTGANASVIYVPPIGAADAIMEAVDAGIELVICITEGVPVLDMVKVKQYLKGSRTRLVGPNCPGVITPEECKIGIMPGYIHKKGKVGIVSRSGTLTYEAVWQLSSRNLGQSTCVGIGGDPVNGTSHLDVLRMFEEDPETEAVIMIGEIGGDAEEQAATFVKEHMKKPVAAFIAGATAPSGKRMGHAGAIISGGKGGAAEKKDYLRACGISVADSPAEMAEALLKIWKP, translated from the coding sequence ATGAGCATTCTCGTCAATAAAAACACCAAGGTCATCACCCAGGGCATCACCGGCGCCACCGGCCTGTTTCACGCCCAGCAGTGCCGCGACTACGGCACCCGGATGGTTGGCGGCACCACGCCGGGCAAGGGCGGCACCCAGATCGACGGCTTCCCCGTGTTCGACACGGTGGAGGAGGCGGTGCAAAAGACCGGCGCCAACGCGTCCGTCATCTACGTGCCGCCCATCGGCGCGGCCGACGCCATCATGGAAGCGGTGGATGCCGGCATCGAACTGGTCATCTGCATCACCGAAGGGGTGCCGGTGCTCGACATGGTCAAGGTCAAGCAGTATCTGAAGGGCAGCCGCACGCGCCTGGTCGGCCCCAACTGCCCCGGGGTCATCACCCCGGAGGAATGCAAGATCGGCATCATGCCCGGCTACATCCACAAAAAGGGCAAGGTCGGCATCGTTTCGCGCTCCGGCACCCTCACCTACGAGGCGGTGTGGCAGCTCTCCAGCCGCAATCTCGGCCAGTCGACCTGCGTGGGCATCGGCGGCGACCCGGTGAACGGCACCAGCCACCTCGACGTGCTGCGCATGTTCGAGGAAGATCCCGAAACCGAAGCGGTGATCATGATCGGTGAGATCGGCGGCGATGCCGAGGAGCAGGCCGCCACCTTCGTCAAGGAACACATGAAGAAACCCGTCGCCGCCTTCATCGCCGGCGCCACCGCGCCCTCGGGCAAACGCATGGGCCACGCCGGCGCCATCATCTCCGGCGGCAAGGGCGGCGCCGCCGAAAAGAAGGACTACCTGCGCGCCTGCGGCATCTCCGTGGCCGACAGCCCGGCGGAAATGGCCGAGGCTTTGCTCAAGATCTGGAAACCCTGA